GAAGATCTGCCAGTAGGGCACGTTCAGCTGCTGCTTGGAGTCCGTCTTCTTTTCGCTGCTCCGGCTGATGGTCTCGTAGTGGCGGAAGAACTTGTTCAGCGGCAGGGCGAAGTAGGTGTCGAAgcagagcagcagcaccaggaTGGCCGTGACGAAGTAGTAGATGGCCGACGTTCGCGGGGACGAGAAGATCTCTCCGCAGATCAGGGCCATGGCGGTGGTGAAGCAGCCGCTGATGTTCGAGCCCAGGACGACGGCGCCGGTGTACTTGATGGGCAGCGAGGCCACAATGCCGTAGATGGTGTTCTGGTAGATGCCGTTGCACACGTTCAGCAGCACTATGCACACCATGGTGGTCCAGAAGAAGACGCCCGGCCACTGGGAGGAGTCCAGCATGGCCAGCACAATGGTCACCAGCAGGATGACCATCTCGAAGATGATGCTGTACACGATGCGGCTGGTCAGGTCGCCGCCGAAGTTGACGAAGATGTTCAGCCAGTTGAAGACCAGGTTGGGGATCTGCGAGGCGAAGCCCATGTTCTGCATGAAGTGGGTGCGGTACTTGACGTCCGTGGCCACCGTGTTGTTGGGCCCCAGCTTGAAGTCCTCGAAATAGGACTTGGCCGTGATGAACATGTTCCACGGCATCAGCGTGCCCACGCCGTGCAGCAGGAAGATGAAGAACACGATGAGGTACTTGTCGCTGGGCGCCGGCAGGCCCAGTTTGCCCAGCACCGACGTGGATCCCTTGCCATTGGATCCCTCGTGGGCCGGCAGCTTGGACTCCCACGAAGGATTTAGCGTCACCGGCGCCTGCTGCCTGCCAATAAAAGGCGACTTCTCCGATTTACCCTCCGCCATTTCTGCAGCGCTGCTACTGTTCTTAATTGGCTCGGATTTCTTTCTGGTTCTGGTTATGCGGGCGACAGCAGTTATTGGGGCGTATGCttgaaaaccgaaaacttgcGCGGTCAGTTATTCCGTTGGGGGGACGCCAAACCGGTAGGCGGGCGGGAAGGTTTGATTTTCAGCCCCAGTTATGGAACCTCTGCACTCCGGTTTCGGGATTAACTTCCTGGCGGGATTAACTTCCACGTGGAGCAGCCAACTGCAGTGCCCGGACAACTGACTGCGCGGACTGTGATTACAGAACAGATCGCATCGAATCAAAGGTTATAGTTATACACATAAGGCACGCGTTCTTGTACTCGTTATCGCACTTCGAGATTATCGCCGAGTCGTATCAGCTGTACTCGATCGGACGGCGTTGCCACATCGCTGGAAATTGTTATTTATGGCTGCAGCGGAGCGCGATTTCAGGGGGTGCTGACACCCATGGGCGCAGTCTCTTCATTTCGTAATCGCCAATGGGGACGGCCGTTAAATAAACTTTACTTAGTTGGCTGTCACTTTACAATtggttttcaatatttttaatttaattttttttcacatgtttatacaaatcctaaaaataaatgt
The genomic region above belongs to Drosophila takahashii strain IR98-3 E-12201 chromosome 2L, DtakHiC1v2, whole genome shotgun sequence and contains:
- the Ent2 gene encoding equilibrative nucleoside transporter 1 translates to MAEGKSEKSPFIGRQQAPVTLNPSWESKLPAHEGSNGKGSTSVLGKLGLPAPSDKYLIVFFIFLLHGVGTLMPWNMFITAKSYFEDFKLGPNNTVATDVKYRTHFMQNMGFASQIPNLVFNWLNIFVNFGGDLTSRIVYSIIFEMVILLVTIVLAMLDSSQWPGVFFWTTMVCIVLLNVCNGIYQNTIYGIVASLPIKYTGAVVLGSNISGCFTTAMALICGEIFSSPRTSAIYYFVTAILVLLLCFDTYFALPLNKFFRHYETISRSSEKKTDSKQQLNVPYWQIFKKASPQLLNIFLTFFVTLSVFPAIQSNVHRSEDFVIGPSYFTLVTCFATFNVFAMLGSLTTSWVQWPGPRFLWLPVVMRVVFIPLFIMCNYAPPDEVRTLSVFIESDWVYWGLGIAMAFSSGYLSSLGMMYAPQTVHAKYQTTAGMYAAAMLITGIFSGVLFSYLGPYIVT